One Brassica oleracea var. oleracea cultivar TO1000 chromosome C7, BOL, whole genome shotgun sequence genomic window carries:
- the LOC106301147 gene encoding protein MEI2-like 5 — MDIPQEVAGAWGLPSRFGRHNHLPTDASLFSTSLPLLPHGKLQSSDIRDGFSFTDDAAGSHPFGNMLPDEEDLLTAMMDDLDLTQLPDSADDYDLFGSGGGMELDTDSRDGFTMSGGPPRLSIPSLAGPGTVTGEHPYGEHPSRTLFVRNINSNVEDSELKALFEQYGDIRTLYTTCKHRGFVMISYYDIRAALMAMRSLQNKPLRRRKLDIHFSIPKDNPSEKDMNQGTLVVFNLDPSITNDDLYVIFGAYGEIKEIRETPHKWHHKFVEFYDVRAAEAALKALNRCEIAGKRIKVEPSRPGGARRSLMLQLNQELENDDLHYLPLLGSPMANSPPSNWLQMNSPIECSPLQSVMSRSPVFGFSPTRNIHLSGLASALNSQAPNSKLAPIGRGQTGSSVFQETKMDHKYAGNVSPSGPLISNGGSIETLSGSEFLWGSPNSRSEPSNSSVWSTSSSGIPFSSAPVHRSVPSPHQTHNVGSAPSGVPLEKRFGFFPESSKETMFINSLGLNGGSFPSKMASHGILVEYRMVSSPRFISLLNPGRFTTSGFDGLYENERARRVESYSSQVESRKQFQLDLDKIMKGEDSRTTLMIKNIPNKYTSKMLLAAIDEKNQGTYNFLYLPIDFKNKCNVGYAFINILSPDLIIPFYEAFNGKKWEKFNSEKVASLAYARIQGKSALISHFQNSSLMNEDMRCRPIIFDTPNSSNSVQQVIHKESKSVDLRDSELDDDGRGKW; from the exons ATGGATATCCCACAAGAAGTAGCTGGAGCTTGGGGGCTTCCCTCTAGATTTGGTCGCCACAACCATCTCCCCACTGATGCTTCTTTGTTCTCCACTTCTTTACCTCTTCTTCCCCATGGAAAAC TGCAATCAAGTGACATCAGGGATGGTTTCTCATTCACAGATGATGCAGCTGGTTCTCATCCCTTTGGAAACATGCTCCCTGATGAAGAGGATCTTCTGACAGCGATGATGGATGATCTTGACCTTACCCAGTTACCAGATTCTGCTGATGATTATGATCTTTTCGGTAGTGGAGGAGGAATGGAACTCGACACCGATTCTCGAGACGGCTTTACCATGAGTGGTGGTCCTCCAAGGTTATCCATTCCAAGCCTTGCTGGACCGGGAACGGTTACTGGTGAGCATCCTTATGGTGAACACCCCTCCAGGACATTGTTTGTCCGGAACATTAACAGCAATGTGGAGGACTCCGAGCTCAAGGCTCTCTTTGAG CAATACGGTGACATTAGGACGCTCTATACTACTTGTAAGCATAGGGGATTTGTCATGATATCTTATTATGACATCCGTGCTGCTCTAATGGCTATGCGGTCGTTACAGAACAAGCCATTAAGACGTAGAAAGTTGGATATTCACTTCTCAATTCCCAAG GATAATCCATCTGAGAAGGATATGAATCAGGGGACGTTAGTGGTGTTTAACCTGGATCCTTCTATAACTAACGATGACTTGTATGTAATATTTGGTGCTTATGGCGAGATCAAAGAG ATAAGGGAAACACCGCACAAGTGGCATCACAAATTCGTCGAGTTTTATGATGTCCGAGCAGCTGAAGCAGCATTGAAGGCTTTGAATAGGTGTGAGATTGCTGGAAAACGTATAAAAGTTGAACCTAGTCGCCCTGGAGGAGCTCGCCGAAG CTTGATGTTGCAACTCAACCAAGAACTTGAGAATGATGATTTGCATTACCTACCACTGCTTGGTTCACCAATGGCAAACTCTCCTCCAA GTAACTGGCTGCAGATGAACAGTCCTATTGAGTGTAGTCCGCTTCAAAGTGTAATGAGTAGGTCACCGGTTTTCGGGTTTAGTCCTACAAGGAACATCCATTTGTCTGGTTTGGCTTCTGCTCTAAACTCACAAGCACCAAACTCCAAGCTTGCACCCATTGGCAGGGGTCAGACTGGCAGCAGCGTCTTCCAAGAGACGAAGATGGATCACAAGTACGCTGGGAATGTTTCACCTTCTGGTCCTTTGATCTCAAATGGAGGCAGCATTGAGACGTTATCAGGATCAGAGTTTCTCTGGGGAAGTCCTAACTCACGCTCTGAACCTTCAAACTCTTCTGTTTGGTCAACATCATCCAGTGGCATTCCATTCTCCTCAGCTCCTGTACACCGGTCTGTTCCATCTCCGCATCAGACTCACAACGTTGGGTCTGCACCATCTGGTGTTCCTCTTGAAAAGCGTTTTGGATTCTTCCCAGAGTCTTCAAAGGAAACTATGTTCATAAACTCTCTTGGTCTCAACGGTGGAAGCTTCCCGTCAAAAATGGCAAGTCATGGGATCTTGGTCGAGTACAGAATGGTGTCTTCACCAAGATTCATCAGCCTCTTAAACCCGGGACGGTTCACCACCTCTGGCTTTGATGGTTTGTATGAGAATGAAAGGGCGCGTAGAGTCGAGAGCTATTCGAGCCAGGTGGAAAGCAGGAAGCAGTTTCAGCTGGATTTGGACAAAATTATGAAAGGTGAGGATTCTCGGACTACCTTGATGATCAAGAACATTCCAAACAA ATACACGTCAAAGATGTTGTTAGCAGCGATTGATGAAAAGAACCAAGGAACTTACAACTTTCTGTATCTGCCCATTGATTTTAAG AACAAATGCAATGTTGGCTATGCGTTCATCAACATACTCTCTCCAGATCTCATCATTCCATTTTACGAG GCGTTCAACGGGAAGAAGTGGGAGAAGTTCAACAGTGAGAAAGTAGCTTCGTTGGCTTACGCTCGGATACAAGGAAAATCTGCTCTTATATCCCATTTTCAGAACTCAAGCTTGATGAATGAAGACATGCGTTGCCGTCCAATCATCTTCGACACACCTAACAGTTCAAACTCTGTTCAGCAG GTTATCCATAAGGAAAGTAAGAGTGTGGATCTCCGTGACTCTGAGCTTGATGATGATGGTAGAGGGAAGTGGTGA
- the LOC106306936 gene encoding uncharacterized protein LOC106306936 isoform X2 has product MSSSSKASLGGGGRKGNNDIPSGCRKIVESLKEIVNSPEAEIYAMLKECNMDPNEAVHRLLSQDPFHEVKSKKEKKKESQTRDIPDSRLRGAHNAYNRGGRGASNRYAGRNGSSHFSSTGSGNFQGKSTDKKESGTQGYTSSWPSASGVANHHQTPHSDSVVTENKLPSAPSGDGVSSSQSASGHQTAWFGAPGKMSMADIVKMGRPQSKTTNSQQNVNMRSEINHEQEVNANHQVPVKDEWPSIEKPPAPSTSSVSVAPAESEICSGPADFQSDQHLSHRLGDIRLAENGPSENLGGEHDSVAGRNVQEDESGVSSEFNGNQYTYQTHSHRVEHHKDEDEVSSGSAELQQLTVDDQEASHEEDRPAVLIPNHLLIHTKECSQLSFGSFGSMTLSNNAEETPAVGQQVEHSDARNTEFYGDEQLGSRANGNMGHAPAAGSYDDSLESRPEVLKQENSETAQENQYAFAQSEPGYGKQQQLNTAYDDASQTNAQNQMQNLASLSNVMGYPHSVPNNLLAQNARELDFQYAIAQSMQSRNNNNASPLGGQSIPMPEALRGSGVPATQPSQQTLPGGNMATGPALPPQQLPMHPYSQPTMPLAHFANMLGYPLMPQNYPYMPSAFPQTFAGNSLYQQQLAALLPQYKTNLSPSNLPHSATALNVGSAGNFPLNQHSTPPGTTMGYEDVLSSQYKESSHLLALQQQQQQNENSAMWHHGHGSRTMSGVPANTYYNLQAQQQLQQAQQAAGGYRQAQQQQHYGSQGYPNYYQSQTEMSVDRQQQNPRDGAGAQAGSQPSNQTQQLWQNSY; this is encoded by the exons ATGAGCAGCAGCAGCAAGGCCAGCCTCGGCGGCGGAGGGAGAAAAGGCAATAATGATATTCCGTCTGGGTGTAGAAAAATAGTAGAGAGCTTGAAGGAGATTGTAAACTCCCCTGAGGCTGAGATCTACGCTATGCTCAAAGAGTGTAATATGGATCCTAACGAAGCCGTTCATCGCCTCCTCTCTCAAG ATCCTTTTCACGAGGTAAAGAGCAAAAAAGAAAAGAAGAAAGAG AGTCAGACAAGGGATATACCGGATTCCCGGCTGCGTGGTGCTCATAACGCATACAACCGTGGTGGTAGAGGTGCTTCTAACCGTTATGCTGGACGAAATGGATCTAGCCATTTCAGCTCTACTG GTTCTGGAAACTTCCAGGGAAAATCTACAGACAAGAAAGAGAGTGGAACCCAAGGTTACACAAGTTCTTGGCCTTCTGCCTCTGGAGTGGCAAACCACCATCAGACACCCCACAG TGATTCTGTTGTCACAGAAAACAAATTACCATCTGCTCCCTCGGGCGATGGAGTATCATCATCACAGTCTGCTTCTGGACATCAAACTGCTTGGTTCGGAGCTCCAGGAAAGATGTCTATGGCTGACATTGTGAAGATGGGTAGACCACAGAGCAAGACAACAAACTCACAGCAAAATGTCAATATGCGTTCTGAGATTAACCACGAGCAAGAAGTTAATGCAAATCACCAGGTCCCTGTCAAAGACGAATGGCCATCGATTGAAAAGCCACCGGCTCCTAGTACATCTTCTGTATCGGTAGCACCAGCAGAGTCAGAGATATGCAGTGGTCCAGCTGATTTCCAATCCGATCAGCATCTGAGTCACCGGTTAGGAGATATACGTTTAGCAGAAAATGGCCCTTCTGAGAATCTTGGAGGCGAACATGACTCGGTTGCTGGTAGAAATGTCCAAGAAGATGAGTCTGGAGTTTCGTCTGAATTTAATGGTAATCAGTATACATATCAGACGCATAGCCATCGTGTAGAGCACCACAAAG ATGAAGATGAGGTTTCATCTGGTTCGGCCGAGTTGCAACAACTAACCGTAGATGATCAAGAAGCCTCGCATGAAGAGGATAGACCTGCTGTTCTCATTCCAAATCATTTACTGATCCATACAAAAGAATGCTCCCAATTAAGTTTTGGAAGTTTTGGATCAATGACTTTGAGCAACAACGCAGAAGAGACTCCTGCTGTAGGTCAACAGGTCGAACATTCAGATGCTAG AAATACTGAGTTCTATGGAGATGAACAACTTGGAAGTAGAGCCAATGGAAATATGGGCCACGCACCTGCCGCTGGAAGTTATGATGATTCTTTGGAATCTAGGCCGGAGGTTCTGAAACAAGAAAACTCCGAGACTGCTCAGGAGAACCAGTACGCATTTGCTCAATCTGAGCCAGGGTATGGTAAGCAGCAGCAGCTGAATACTGCATATGATGATGCCTCACAGACAAATGCACAGAATCAGATGCAGAATCTTGCTTCATTATCGAATGTGATG GGGTATCCACACTCAGTTCCCAACAATTTATTGGCACAAAATGCGAGGGAGCTTGATTTCCAATATGCTATTGCACAGTCTATGCAGTCAAGAAACAACAACAATGCTTCACCACTTGGTGGCCAAAGCATTCCCATGCCAGAG GCGCTCCGTGGCAGTGGAGTTCCGGCAACGCAGCCAAGTCAGCAAACCTTACCCGGTGGTAACATGGCAACTGGACCAGCTCTTCCTCCTCAACAGCTTCCAATGCATCCTTACTCTCAACCCACAATGCCGCTAGCACACTTTGCAAACATGCTTGGTTATCCTCTAATGCCTCAGAACTATCCATACATGCCATCAGCTTTCCCTCAAACTTTTGCTGGGAACAGCTTATACCAGCAGCAACTAGCTGCATTGCTTCCCCAGTACAAGACCAATCTCTCTCCCAGTAATTTGCCTCACTCTGCAACAGCTCTTAATGTTGGATCCGCTGGAAACTTCCCTCTTAACCAACACTCTACTCCTCCCGGTACAACGATGGGTTATGAAGATGTTCTTAGTTCTCAGTACAAAGAGAGTAGTCATCTCTTAGCACTTCAGCAGCAACAGCAGCAG AACGAAAACTCGGCAATGTGGCATCACGGTCATGGCTCTCGAACCATGTCTGGTGTTCCGGCTAACACATACTACAACCTCCAAGCACAACAACAACTACAACAGGCTCAGCAAGCAGCAGGAGGGTATCGTCAAGCTCAGCAGCAACAGCATTATGGATCTCAGGGCTACCCTAATTACTATCAGTCCCAAACAGAAATGTCCGTTGATCGCCAGCAGCAAAACCCTAGAGACGGTGCAGGGGCTCAGGCTGGTAGTCAGCCCTCGAACCAAACCCAGCAGCTCTGGCAAAACTCTTACTAA
- the LOC106306936 gene encoding uncharacterized protein LOC106306936 isoform X1, whose amino-acid sequence MSSSSKASLGGGGRKGNNDIPSGCRKIVESLKEIVNSPEAEIYAMLKECNMDPNEAVHRLLSQDPFHEVKSKKEKKKESQTRDIPDSRLRGAHNAYNRGGRGASNRYAGRNGSSHFSSTGSGNFQGKSTDKKESGTQGYTSSWPSASGVANHHQTPHSDSVVTENKLPSAPSGDGVSSSQSASGHQTAWFGAPGKMSMADIVKMGRPQSKTTNSQQNVNMRSEINHEQEVNANHQVPVKDEWPSIEKPPAPSTSSVSVAPAESEICSGPADFQSDQHLSHRLGDIRLAENGPSENLGGEHDSVAGRNVQEDESGVSSEFNGNQYTYQTHSHRVEHHKDEDEVSSGSAELQQLTVDDQEASHEEDRPAVLIPNHLLIHTKECSQLSFGSFGSMTLSNNAEETPAVGQQVEHSDARNTEFYGDEQLGSRANGNMGHAPAAGSYDDSLESRPEVLKQENSETAQENQYAFAQSEPGYGKQQQLNTAYDDASQTNAQNQMQNLASLSNVMQGYPHSVPNNLLAQNARELDFQYAIAQSMQSRNNNNASPLGGQSIPMPEALRGSGVPATQPSQQTLPGGNMATGPALPPQQLPMHPYSQPTMPLAHFANMLGYPLMPQNYPYMPSAFPQTFAGNSLYQQQLAALLPQYKTNLSPSNLPHSATALNVGSAGNFPLNQHSTPPGTTMGYEDVLSSQYKESSHLLALQQQQQQNENSAMWHHGHGSRTMSGVPANTYYNLQAQQQLQQAQQAAGGYRQAQQQQHYGSQGYPNYYQSQTEMSVDRQQQNPRDGAGAQAGSQPSNQTQQLWQNSY is encoded by the exons ATGAGCAGCAGCAGCAAGGCCAGCCTCGGCGGCGGAGGGAGAAAAGGCAATAATGATATTCCGTCTGGGTGTAGAAAAATAGTAGAGAGCTTGAAGGAGATTGTAAACTCCCCTGAGGCTGAGATCTACGCTATGCTCAAAGAGTGTAATATGGATCCTAACGAAGCCGTTCATCGCCTCCTCTCTCAAG ATCCTTTTCACGAGGTAAAGAGCAAAAAAGAAAAGAAGAAAGAG AGTCAGACAAGGGATATACCGGATTCCCGGCTGCGTGGTGCTCATAACGCATACAACCGTGGTGGTAGAGGTGCTTCTAACCGTTATGCTGGACGAAATGGATCTAGCCATTTCAGCTCTACTG GTTCTGGAAACTTCCAGGGAAAATCTACAGACAAGAAAGAGAGTGGAACCCAAGGTTACACAAGTTCTTGGCCTTCTGCCTCTGGAGTGGCAAACCACCATCAGACACCCCACAG TGATTCTGTTGTCACAGAAAACAAATTACCATCTGCTCCCTCGGGCGATGGAGTATCATCATCACAGTCTGCTTCTGGACATCAAACTGCTTGGTTCGGAGCTCCAGGAAAGATGTCTATGGCTGACATTGTGAAGATGGGTAGACCACAGAGCAAGACAACAAACTCACAGCAAAATGTCAATATGCGTTCTGAGATTAACCACGAGCAAGAAGTTAATGCAAATCACCAGGTCCCTGTCAAAGACGAATGGCCATCGATTGAAAAGCCACCGGCTCCTAGTACATCTTCTGTATCGGTAGCACCAGCAGAGTCAGAGATATGCAGTGGTCCAGCTGATTTCCAATCCGATCAGCATCTGAGTCACCGGTTAGGAGATATACGTTTAGCAGAAAATGGCCCTTCTGAGAATCTTGGAGGCGAACATGACTCGGTTGCTGGTAGAAATGTCCAAGAAGATGAGTCTGGAGTTTCGTCTGAATTTAATGGTAATCAGTATACATATCAGACGCATAGCCATCGTGTAGAGCACCACAAAG ATGAAGATGAGGTTTCATCTGGTTCGGCCGAGTTGCAACAACTAACCGTAGATGATCAAGAAGCCTCGCATGAAGAGGATAGACCTGCTGTTCTCATTCCAAATCATTTACTGATCCATACAAAAGAATGCTCCCAATTAAGTTTTGGAAGTTTTGGATCAATGACTTTGAGCAACAACGCAGAAGAGACTCCTGCTGTAGGTCAACAGGTCGAACATTCAGATGCTAG AAATACTGAGTTCTATGGAGATGAACAACTTGGAAGTAGAGCCAATGGAAATATGGGCCACGCACCTGCCGCTGGAAGTTATGATGATTCTTTGGAATCTAGGCCGGAGGTTCTGAAACAAGAAAACTCCGAGACTGCTCAGGAGAACCAGTACGCATTTGCTCAATCTGAGCCAGGGTATGGTAAGCAGCAGCAGCTGAATACTGCATATGATGATGCCTCACAGACAAATGCACAGAATCAGATGCAGAATCTTGCTTCATTATCGAATGTGATG CAGGGGTATCCACACTCAGTTCCCAACAATTTATTGGCACAAAATGCGAGGGAGCTTGATTTCCAATATGCTATTGCACAGTCTATGCAGTCAAGAAACAACAACAATGCTTCACCACTTGGTGGCCAAAGCATTCCCATGCCAGAG GCGCTCCGTGGCAGTGGAGTTCCGGCAACGCAGCCAAGTCAGCAAACCTTACCCGGTGGTAACATGGCAACTGGACCAGCTCTTCCTCCTCAACAGCTTCCAATGCATCCTTACTCTCAACCCACAATGCCGCTAGCACACTTTGCAAACATGCTTGGTTATCCTCTAATGCCTCAGAACTATCCATACATGCCATCAGCTTTCCCTCAAACTTTTGCTGGGAACAGCTTATACCAGCAGCAACTAGCTGCATTGCTTCCCCAGTACAAGACCAATCTCTCTCCCAGTAATTTGCCTCACTCTGCAACAGCTCTTAATGTTGGATCCGCTGGAAACTTCCCTCTTAACCAACACTCTACTCCTCCCGGTACAACGATGGGTTATGAAGATGTTCTTAGTTCTCAGTACAAAGAGAGTAGTCATCTCTTAGCACTTCAGCAGCAACAGCAGCAG AACGAAAACTCGGCAATGTGGCATCACGGTCATGGCTCTCGAACCATGTCTGGTGTTCCGGCTAACACATACTACAACCTCCAAGCACAACAACAACTACAACAGGCTCAGCAAGCAGCAGGAGGGTATCGTCAAGCTCAGCAGCAACAGCATTATGGATCTCAGGGCTACCCTAATTACTATCAGTCCCAAACAGAAATGTCCGTTGATCGCCAGCAGCAAAACCCTAGAGACGGTGCAGGGGCTCAGGCTGGTAGTCAGCCCTCGAACCAAACCCAGCAGCTCTGGCAAAACTCTTACTAA
- the LOC106306936 gene encoding glutenin, high molecular weight subunit DY10-like isoform X3 produces the protein MVHIFCSDSVVTENKLPSAPSGDGVSSSQSASGHQTAWFGAPGKMSMADIVKMGRPQSKTTNSQQNVNMRSEINHEQEVNANHQVPVKDEWPSIEKPPAPSTSSVSVAPAESEICSGPADFQSDQHLSHRLGDIRLAENGPSENLGGEHDSVAGRNVQEDESGVSSEFNGNQYTYQTHSHRVEHHKDEDEVSSGSAELQQLTVDDQEASHEEDRPAVLIPNHLLIHTKECSQLSFGSFGSMTLSNNAEETPAVGQQVEHSDARNTEFYGDEQLGSRANGNMGHAPAAGSYDDSLESRPEVLKQENSETAQENQYAFAQSEPGYGKQQQLNTAYDDASQTNAQNQMQNLASLSNVMQGYPHSVPNNLLAQNARELDFQYAIAQSMQSRNNNNASPLGGQSIPMPEALRGSGVPATQPSQQTLPGGNMATGPALPPQQLPMHPYSQPTMPLAHFANMLGYPLMPQNYPYMPSAFPQTFAGNSLYQQQLAALLPQYKTNLSPSNLPHSATALNVGSAGNFPLNQHSTPPGTTMGYEDVLSSQYKESSHLLALQQQQQQNENSAMWHHGHGSRTMSGVPANTYYNLQAQQQLQQAQQAAGGYRQAQQQQHYGSQGYPNYYQSQTEMSVDRQQQNPRDGAGAQAGSQPSNQTQQLWQNSY, from the exons ATGGTGCATATCTTTTGCAGTGATTCTGTTGTCACAGAAAACAAATTACCATCTGCTCCCTCGGGCGATGGAGTATCATCATCACAGTCTGCTTCTGGACATCAAACTGCTTGGTTCGGAGCTCCAGGAAAGATGTCTATGGCTGACATTGTGAAGATGGGTAGACCACAGAGCAAGACAACAAACTCACAGCAAAATGTCAATATGCGTTCTGAGATTAACCACGAGCAAGAAGTTAATGCAAATCACCAGGTCCCTGTCAAAGACGAATGGCCATCGATTGAAAAGCCACCGGCTCCTAGTACATCTTCTGTATCGGTAGCACCAGCAGAGTCAGAGATATGCAGTGGTCCAGCTGATTTCCAATCCGATCAGCATCTGAGTCACCGGTTAGGAGATATACGTTTAGCAGAAAATGGCCCTTCTGAGAATCTTGGAGGCGAACATGACTCGGTTGCTGGTAGAAATGTCCAAGAAGATGAGTCTGGAGTTTCGTCTGAATTTAATGGTAATCAGTATACATATCAGACGCATAGCCATCGTGTAGAGCACCACAAAG ATGAAGATGAGGTTTCATCTGGTTCGGCCGAGTTGCAACAACTAACCGTAGATGATCAAGAAGCCTCGCATGAAGAGGATAGACCTGCTGTTCTCATTCCAAATCATTTACTGATCCATACAAAAGAATGCTCCCAATTAAGTTTTGGAAGTTTTGGATCAATGACTTTGAGCAACAACGCAGAAGAGACTCCTGCTGTAGGTCAACAGGTCGAACATTCAGATGCTAG AAATACTGAGTTCTATGGAGATGAACAACTTGGAAGTAGAGCCAATGGAAATATGGGCCACGCACCTGCCGCTGGAAGTTATGATGATTCTTTGGAATCTAGGCCGGAGGTTCTGAAACAAGAAAACTCCGAGACTGCTCAGGAGAACCAGTACGCATTTGCTCAATCTGAGCCAGGGTATGGTAAGCAGCAGCAGCTGAATACTGCATATGATGATGCCTCACAGACAAATGCACAGAATCAGATGCAGAATCTTGCTTCATTATCGAATGTGATG CAGGGGTATCCACACTCAGTTCCCAACAATTTATTGGCACAAAATGCGAGGGAGCTTGATTTCCAATATGCTATTGCACAGTCTATGCAGTCAAGAAACAACAACAATGCTTCACCACTTGGTGGCCAAAGCATTCCCATGCCAGAG GCGCTCCGTGGCAGTGGAGTTCCGGCAACGCAGCCAAGTCAGCAAACCTTACCCGGTGGTAACATGGCAACTGGACCAGCTCTTCCTCCTCAACAGCTTCCAATGCATCCTTACTCTCAACCCACAATGCCGCTAGCACACTTTGCAAACATGCTTGGTTATCCTCTAATGCCTCAGAACTATCCATACATGCCATCAGCTTTCCCTCAAACTTTTGCTGGGAACAGCTTATACCAGCAGCAACTAGCTGCATTGCTTCCCCAGTACAAGACCAATCTCTCTCCCAGTAATTTGCCTCACTCTGCAACAGCTCTTAATGTTGGATCCGCTGGAAACTTCCCTCTTAACCAACACTCTACTCCTCCCGGTACAACGATGGGTTATGAAGATGTTCTTAGTTCTCAGTACAAAGAGAGTAGTCATCTCTTAGCACTTCAGCAGCAACAGCAGCAG AACGAAAACTCGGCAATGTGGCATCACGGTCATGGCTCTCGAACCATGTCTGGTGTTCCGGCTAACACATACTACAACCTCCAAGCACAACAACAACTACAACAGGCTCAGCAAGCAGCAGGAGGGTATCGTCAAGCTCAGCAGCAACAGCATTATGGATCTCAGGGCTACCCTAATTACTATCAGTCCCAAACAGAAATGTCCGTTGATCGCCAGCAGCAAAACCCTAGAGACGGTGCAGGGGCTCAGGCTGGTAGTCAGCCCTCGAACCAAACCCAGCAGCTCTGGCAAAACTCTTACTAA
- the LOC106302715 gene encoding uncharacterized protein LOC106302715, with translation MIKLWDTAKGFYKKEVGNGYNTSFWYDNWFTKGVLVEILGPRGVIDMGISNEATVAEAVLGVRRRKRHRTELLNAIESEMVAVKEKLWENVEDITPKYAFITWLAMLDRLTTMDRVARWNSGVDVTCALCKNAAESRSHLFFECSYSSQIWEHLMLGILRGSYTTNWNAIVALLKQSDRDKKRSFCLRYGFQTIIYVI, from the exons ATGATTAAACTTTGGGATACTGCAAAGGGTTTCTATAAGAAAGAAGTTGGGAATGGATATAATACTTCTTTTTGGTATGACAATTGGTTTACTAAGGGTGTTCTGGTTGAGATCTTGGGTCCAAGAGGTGTTATTGATATGGGGATTAGCAATGAAGCTACGGTGGCTGAAGCTGTTCTCGGTGTAAGACGTAGAAAAAGGCATCGTACTGAGTTGTTAAATGCCATTGAGTCTGAGATGGTTGCAGTTAAAGAAAAGTTGTGGGAAAATGTGGAAGAT ATTACACCCAAGTATGCTTTTATTACATGGTTAGCCATGTTGGATAGGCTAACTACTATGGACAGGGTTGCGAGATGGAATAGTGGTGTTGATGTTACTTGTGCTCTTTGTAAGAATGCTGCAGAGTCTCGTAGTCATCTGTTTTTCGAGTGCTCTTACTCTTCTCAGATATGGGAGCATCTTATGCTTGGCATCCTTAGGGGTTCGTATACAACTAACTGGAATGCAATTGTGGCTTTGCTTAAACAGTCTGATAGAGATAAGAAGAGATCCTTTTGTTTGAGATATGGCTTTCAAACCATTATCTATGTGATATAG